In one Alnus glutinosa chromosome 12, dhAlnGlut1.1, whole genome shotgun sequence genomic region, the following are encoded:
- the LOC133852440 gene encoding pathogenesis-related protein PRB1-3-like, protein MSNTVLLLCVLSLSQLALVSYAESIAPVFIKLHNAARQEVGAGLGALKWNSTLQSYAGAYARHQRSNGCKHVHSHGPYGENIYWGYGEGWMGPEAAMRTWVDEEKDYYDYNSNSCLHGKDCLHYTQVIWKKTKQLGCAVANCPDASVFITCNYYPPGNYIGQRPY, encoded by the coding sequence ATGTCAAATACCGTACTTTTGCTTTGTGTTCTGAGTCTATCCCAGCTGGCTCTTGTTTCCTATGCCGAATCCATCGCTCCGGTCTTCATTAAGCTCCACAACGCCGCCCGTCAAGAGGTTGGGGCTGGTCTTGGTGCCTTAAAGTGGAACTCAACCCTGCAATCATACGCCGGTGCTTACGCTCGACACCAGAGATCCAACGGTTGCAAGCATGTCCACTCCCATGGGCCTTACGGTGAGAACATTTACTGGGGCTACGGTGAGGGGTGGATGGGCCCGGAGGCTGCGATGAGAACGTGGGTTGACGAGGAGAAGGACTATTACGATTACAACAGCAATTCTTGCTTGCACGGGAAGGACTGCTTGCATTACACCCAAGTGATATGGAAGAAGACCAAGCAGCTAGGTTGTGCTGTCGCTAATTGCCCGGATGCTTCAGTCTTCATCACCTGCAACTATTATCCTCCTGGTAATTATATAGGACAAAGACCATACTGA